A genomic segment from Nicotiana tabacum cultivar K326 chromosome 7, ASM71507v2, whole genome shotgun sequence encodes:
- the LOC107806546 gene encoding L-galactose dehydrogenase-like — MAAQTLQLRPLGNTGLNLSSVGFGASPLGKVFGDVSEQDAFAAVREAFRLGVNFFDTSPYYGGTLSEKVLGKALKALGAPRDEYIVSTKCGRYKEGFDFSAERVTKSIDESLERLQLDYVDILQCHDIEFGSLDQIVNETLPALQKLKQAGKIRFIGITGLPLGIFTYVLDRVPPGTVDVILSYCHYSINDSSLEDLLPYLKSKGVVVISAFPLAMGLLTEAGAPEWHPASSELKAACRAAVDHCKGKGKNISKLALQYSLANTDISSVLVGMKSVKEVEENIAAALELATAGMDEETLSEITDILKPVKNQSWPSGIQQS, encoded by the exons ATGGCAGCTCAGACATTGCAGCTCCGACCACTGGGCAACACCGGCCTCAACCTCAGCTCCGTCGGCTTCGGCGCTTCTCCTCTTGGCAAAGTCTTCGGCGATGTCTCCGAACAAGACGCCTTCGCCGCCGTGCGTGAAGCCTTTCGCCTTGGCGTCAATTTCTTTGATACTTCCCC GTATTATGGAGGAACATTATCGGAAAAGGTACTAGGGAAGGCTTTGAAGGCTCTTGGAGCGCCTAGAGATGAGTACATTGTGTCAACAAAGTGTGGGAGGTACAAAGAGGGATTTGATTTCAGTGCTGAGAGAGTGACTAAAAGCATTGATGAGAGCTTGGAGAGGCTACAGCTTGATTATGTTGATATTTTGCAATGTCACGATATTGAGTTTGGGTCTCTTGATCAG ATTGTGAATGAGACGCTTCCAGCCCTTCAGAAACTGAAGCAAGCTGGAAAGATCCGTTTCATTGGCATAACCGGCCTTCCATTGGGGATATTCACTTATGTGCTTGATCGGGTACCTCCAGGGACAGTTGATGTTATCCTGTCATATTGTCACTACAGTATCAATGATTCAAGTTTGGAGGATCTGTTGCCATACCTGAAGAGCAAGGGTGTGGTAGTGATCAGTGCTTTCCCTCTTGCAATGGGTCTTCTTACTGAGGCTGGAGCTCCAGAGTGGCACCCTGCTTCTTCTGAACTTAAG GCTGCCTGCCGAGCTGCCGTTGATCATTGCAAAGGAAAGGGAAAGAATATCTCAAAGTTAGCATTGCAATACAGTTTAGCAAATACTGATATTTCATCCGTACTAGTGGGGATGAAGTCCGTTAAAGAG GTGGAGGAAAATATAGCAGCTGCCCTGGAGCTAGCAACGGCTGGGATGGATGAAGAAACATTATCAGAGATCACAGACATTCTGAAACCAGTGAAGAATCAGTCATGGCCTAGTGGTATCCAACAAAGTTGA